CTAAGTTCGATCGCATGTATTGTGGTCAACGTCGAAGTCAGCAGATCGTGTGTAGGGGGGGAAGCCTTCGTTTTTACACTCTTTATGCTTTTGTAAAAAGACTCTTTTAAGTAAAAAAACAGGCAAGAAAAATTCTTGCCTGCTTTGCTTATCCGGCTTCTTACTTGATGTTGTATTTCTTTCTGAAGCGATCCACACGTCCACCAGCATCGGCAAACTTTTGACGACCTGTATAGAATGGGTGTGAGTCAGAACTTACCTCAACAGCGATTAACGGGTACGTGTTACCGTCTTCCCACTCAACTGTTTCGTTAGAAGTTCTTGTAGAACCGCTTAAGAACATGAAACCTGTACTTGTATCCTTGAATACTACCTTTTTGTAATCAGGATGAATTCCTTGTTTCATTCTTTTCATCTCCTTCCGCCCTGAATCTTTCGAAACAGAGTTAAATGTCGATGCGTAAACATCAATTCACACATGTCGAAATTATATCAAGTGTCATGGCAATTTGCAACTACTTAAGCCATAATGTTTCTCTTTGCTAAGAATTACCTTACACACCAAATTAATTTTTCACACGCAGTTTACCGTTCTTTTCCTTTTCAAACGAATCGAAGAATTCATCATTTGTCTTCGTAACTTTTACTTTCTTAAGGAAACGCTCTAAAAATTCAGGCTGGTCATTCATTGTTTTTCTCATTGCCCATAAGTTTTCA
The Bacillus shivajii DNA segment above includes these coding regions:
- a CDS encoding type B 50S ribosomal protein L31; translated protein: MKQGIHPDYKKVVFKDTSTGFMFLSGSTRTSNETVEWEDGNTYPLIAVEVSSDSHPFYTGRQKFADAGGRVDRFRKKYNIK